The Acidianus manzaensis genome has a window encoding:
- a CDS encoding DUF364 domain-containing protein → MRIVEYLVNYAKERDEKIKDIYIGTTWTCVLSKFCGTASTDPLSSHVNVRGFGHLHEKNISELSEYLFSFNLLEASVGLASINSIITPTYNTNYNGLDLALELSTNKNVVMVGYFGYYPKLNEFNKIAKEFTILELNPFLVDPTRRIFPSTAAESIIPKADIVIMTGMTIINKSIDRLIELAKKNGNAYTMIVGPSVPMLKDLLDLGIDILSGIQVVNPNGFIRKITQGCGIISPEKLEYDVRYITLTRI, encoded by the coding sequence CATGGACATGTGTGCTTTCAAAATTTTGTGGAACAGCATCTACAGATCCATTATCAAGTCACGTAAATGTAAGAGGATTTGGTCATCTTCACGAAAAAAACATTTCAGAATTAAGCGAATATTTATTTTCATTTAACTTATTAGAGGCTAGTGTAGGATTAGCATCAATAAATTCCATAATTACTCCAACTTATAATACTAATTATAATGGTTTAGATCTTGCTCTTGAGTTATCAACAAATAAAAATGTTGTCATGGTTGGATATTTTGGATATTATCCAAAATTAAACGAATTCAATAAGATAGCTAAAGAATTTACAATTTTAGAACTAAATCCTTTTTTAGTAGATCCTACGAGAAGAATATTTCCCTCTACTGCTGCAGAAAGTATAATTCCTAAAGCAGATATAGTAATTATGACTGGCATGACTATAATAAATAAGTCTATTGACAGACTAATTGAGTTAGCTAAGAAAAATGGGAACGCTTATACAATGATTGTAGGACCTAGCGTTCCAATGTTAAAAGATCTTCTTGATTTAGGAATTGATATATTATCTGGAATACAAGTTGTAAATCCAAACGGATTTATTAGAAAAATTACTCAAGGATGTGGAATAATAAGTCCAGAAAAATTAGAATACGATGTAAGATACATCACCTTAACTAGAATTTAG
- a CDS encoding TetR/AcrR family transcriptional regulator, giving the protein MKDEKSESTKEKIINAALQVFAEEDFFKASIDEICKRAGVSKGIVFWHFKSKDNLILEIAKRSLPLDIMENCLSKEDNVLQCIGNDFLEKYKDDNMRKLFLHTISAMSVYLEIGEEIRKICDTTVRKISVKIFKNDNYENIIKIRSFMGGLICNVINPLDISKEKYIESLITTIFK; this is encoded by the coding sequence ATGAAAGACGAAAAAAGCGAAAGCACAAAAGAAAAGATAATAAATGCTGCTTTACAAGTGTTTGCAGAAGAAGATTTTTTTAAGGCCTCAATAGATGAAATATGCAAAAGGGCAGGTGTTTCTAAAGGAATTGTGTTCTGGCACTTCAAATCTAAAGATAATCTAATTCTTGAAATAGCTAAAAGAAGTCTTCCCTTAGATATAATGGAAAATTGCTTATCTAAGGAAGATAATGTCTTACAATGCATTGGTAATGATTTCCTAGAAAAATACAAAGATGATAATATGAGAAAACTATTTTTACATACGATTTCTGCAATGAGTGTTTACCTTGAAATAGGAGAAGAAATAAGAAAAATCTGTGATACTACTGTAAGAAAAATTAGTGTAAAAATATTTAAGAATGATAATTATGAAAACATAATAAAAATAAGGTCATTTATGGGCGGTCTAATATGCAATGTTATAAATCCTTTAGATATAAGCAAGGAAAAATATATAGAATCTTTAATTACTACTATATTTAAGTAG